The Echeneis naucrates chromosome 8, fEcheNa1.1, whole genome shotgun sequence genome has a window encoding:
- the LOC115047266 gene encoding immunoglobulin lambda-1 light chain-like, with product MIWYHLFIPIIWINGVASSQVVQQAPAELVKPVNDEVKLMCTHKITHCNTILWYQRSKGETALKLIGYMYYKHSNVEPSFRHQFSLSGDGESTAYLHILSLKHPEHSADYFGAARALCSFAEAQFGAGTKLTVLETNLTVTPPTVKVLGASDKECLDRNNKKLPNKTLVCVASDFYPDHVNVFWQVDGEVVNNGVTTDRAARRTGGTYHITSRLRVPFKLWYSPHRNFTCTVSFFDGNNTVYRSSWISGAEAPQIQRERYLRISCNAKLSYTVLIAKSCIYGVFVILLVWKFQGSSERQNK from the exons ATGATCTGGTATCATCTCTTCATACCTATCATCTGGATCAACG GAGTGGCGTCCAGTCAAGTAGTGCAGCAGGCACCAGCCGAGCTCGTGAAGCCGGTCAATGATGAAGTCAAATTAATGTGCACGCACAAAATCACCCACTGTAACACTATTCTTTGGTATCAGCGCTCAAAAGGAGAAACTGCCCTGAAGCTGATTGGCTACATGTATTATAAACATTCAAATGTTGAACCATCATTTAGACACCAATTCAGCCTGAGCGGTGATGGAGAGAGCACAGCGTATCTTCATATCCTCAGCCTGAAACACCCCGAACACAGCGCAGATTACTTTGGTGCAGCAAG AGCTCTGTGCTCCTTCGCTGAGGCTCAATTTGGAGCTGGGACTAAACTGACCGTCTTAG AAACAAACCTTACCGTCACCCCCCCTACAGTCAAAGTTCTGGGGGCTTCAGACAAAGAGTGTCTGGACAGAAATAACAAGAAACTGCCCAACAAGACCTTGGTTTGTGTGGCGTCGGACTTCTACCCAGACCACGTGAATGTGTTCTGGCAGGTCGACGGGGAGGTCGTCAACAATGGCGTGACAACTGACAGGGCTGCCCGGCGGACTGGGGGGACGTATCACATCACCAGCAGGCTGAGGGTCCCATTCAAACTGTGGTACTCCCCTCATCGCAACTTTACTTGCACTGTCAGCTTCTTCGATGGAAACAACACTGTGTACAGGTCAAGCTGGATCAGCGGTGCTGAAG cCCCACAAATACAGAGag AGCGATATCTGAGGATCTCGTGCAACGCCAAACTGTCCTACACTGTGTTGATCGCCAAGAGCTGCATCTATGGAGTCTTTGTGATACTCTTGGTGTGGAAGTTTCAG GGTTCATCTGAAAGGCAGAACAAGTGA
- the col1a1a gene encoding collagen, type I, alpha 1a has product MFSFVDLRLALLLSAAVLLVRAQGEDDRTGGSCTLDGQVFADRDVWKPEPCQICVCDSGTVMCDEVICEDTTDCPNPVIPHDECCPICPDDGFQESQVEGPKGERGPKGDRGLPGPPGRDGIPGQPGQPGPPGPPGPPGLGGNFSPQMSGGYDEKSPSMPVPGPMGPMGPRGPPGPAGASGPQGFTGPPGESGEPGASGPMGPRGPAGPPGKNGEDGESGKPGRAGERGPSGPQGARGFPGTPGLPGIKGHRGFSGLDGAKGDTGPAGPKGEAGSSGENGTPGAMGPRGLPGERGRTGAAGAAGARGNDGAAGAAGPPGPTGPAGPPGFPGGPGAKGDAGAQGARGSEGPAGARGEPGNPGPAGPAGPAGNPGTDGAPGAKGTPGAAGVAGAPGFPGPRGPPGPQGAGGAPGPKGNTGEVGASGAKGEAGAKGEAGAPGVQGPPGPSGEEGKRGARGEPGAAGVRGPPGERGAPGGRGFPGSDGAAGPKGATGERGGPGVAGPKGATGEPGRTGEPGLPGAKGMTGSPGSPGADGKLGPSGAPGQDGRPGPPGSVGARGQPGVMGFPGPKGAAGEAGKSGERGVMGPTGPVGAPGKDGDVGAPGPAGPAGPAGERGEQGAAGAPGFQGLPGPQGAIGETGKPGEQGLPGEAGPSGAAGSRGDRGFPGERGAPGPMGPAGARGSPGAGGNEGAKGDAGAPGAPGAQGPPGLQGMPGERGAAGLPGLRGDRGDQGAKGVDGAPGKDGARGLTGPIGLPGPAGATGDKGEPGPAGAVGPAGARGAPGERGESGPPGPAGFAGPPGADGQPGAKGEVGETGAKGDAGPPGAAGATGAPGPQGPVGNTGAKGARGPAGPPGATGFPGAAGRVGPPGPSGNSGPPGPPGPSGKEGPKGNRGETGPAGRTGEIGAAGPPGPSGEKGSPGADGAPGAGGLPGPQGIAGARGIVGLPGQRGERGFPGMPGPAGETGKQGSAGPGGERGPPGPMGPPGLAGAPGEPGREGTPGNEGAAGRDGAAGPKGDRGETGPGGAPGAPGPPGAPGPVGPAGKTGDRGETGPAGISGPAGPAGPRGPAGAAGLRGDKGETGEAGERGMKGHRGFTGMQGPPGPSGPSGEQGPAGAAGPTGPRGPAGSAGSPGKDGMSGLPGPTGPPGPRGRSGEMGPAGPPGPPGPPGAPGAPGGGFDLGFIAQPQEKAPDPFRMFRADDANVLRDRDLEVDTTLKSLSQQIEQIRSPDGTRKNPARTCRDLKMCHPDWKSGEYWIDPDQGCTQDAIKVYCNMETGETCVTPTQPEVAKKNWYVSKNIKEKKHVWFGEAMNDGFQFEYGSEGSQPEDVNIQLTFLRLMSTEASQNVTYHCKNSVAYMDATAGNLKKALLLQGSNEIEIRAEGNSRFTYSVLEDGCTSHTGTWGKTVIDYKTSKTSRLPIIDIAPMDVGAPDQEFGIEVGPVCFL; this is encoded by the exons ATGTTCAGCTTTGTGGATTTGCGGCTGGCGCTGCTGCTCAGCGCAGCAGTGCTCCTGGTCAGAGCGCAGGGCGAGGACGACC GCACGGGCGGGAGCTGCACCCTGGACGGCCAGGTGTTTGCGGACCGGGATGTGTGGAAACCAGAGCCATGccagatctgtgtgtgtgacagcggCACGGTGATGTGCGATGAGGTCATCTGCGAGGACACAACAGACTGCCCCAACCCCGTCATCCCTCACGACGAGTGCTGCCCCATCTGCCCCGACGATG GCTTCCAGGAGTCTCAAGTTGAG ggACCCAAGGGAGAGCGCGGACCCAAGGGAGATAGA GGTCTTCCCGGCCCCCCTGGTAGGGATGGTATCCCCGGCCAGCCCGGTCAGCCTGGACCTCCTGGCCCCCCTGGACCCCCTGGCCTCGGTGGA aacTTCTCCCCTCAGATGTCTGGTGGCTATGATGAGAAATCTCCTTCCATGCCCGTGCCCGGACCCAtg GGACCAATGGGACCCCGTGGACCCCCTGGACCCGCTGGTGCTAGC GGACCTCAGGGATTCACTGGCCCCCCTGGTGAGTCTGGAGAGCCTGGAGCTTCT GGTCCCATGGGTCCCCGTGGCCCTGCAGGTCCTCCTGGAAAGAACGGAGAGGAT ggtGAGTCTGGCAAGCCTGGCCGTGCAGGTGAGCGCGGACCTTCTGGCCCACAG ggAGCTCGTGGTTTCCCAGGAACCCCTGGTCTGCCCGGAATCAAGGGACACAGA GGATTCAGTGGTCTGGACGGTGCTAAGGGAGACACCGGCCCTGCTGGCCCCAAG GGAGAGGCTGGATCTTCTGGTGAGAATGGAACCCCCGGTGCCATG ggACCTCGTGGTCTGCCTGGTGAGAGAGGCCGTActggtgctgctggagctgct GGAGCTCGTGGTAACGatggtgctgctggtgctgctggtccTCCT ggTCCCACTGGCCCTGCTGGACCCCCTGGATTCCCTGGTGGCCCCGGAGCCAAG GGAGACGCTGGAGCTCAGGGTGCTCGTGGATCTGAGGGCCCCGCTGGAGCCCGTGGTGAGCCTGGAAACCCTGGACCTGCTGGCCCTGCCGGACCTGCT GGAAACCCCGGAACTGATGGAGCCCCTGGAGCTAAGGGAACCCCT GGTGCTGCTGGAGTTGCTGGAGCTCCCGGCTTCCCCGGACCCCGTGGACCCCCAGGACCACAGGGTGCTGGTGGTGCCCCTGGACCCAAGGGTAACACT GGTGAGGTTGGTGCCTCCGGAGCTAAGGGAGAGGCTGGTGCCAAGGGAGAAGCT gGTGCCCCAGGAGTTCAAGGACCCCCAGGACCCTCTGGTGAGGAAGGCAAGAGAGGAGCCAGAGGAGAGCCTGGTGCTGCAGGAGTCCGTGGACCTCCTGGAGAGCGT GGTGCCCCTGGTGGTCGTGGTTTCCCTGGTTCTGATGGTGCTGCTGGACCCAAA GGTGCCACTGGTGAGCGTGGTGGCCCTGGTGTTGCTGGACCTAAAGGTGCCACCGGCGAGCCTGGCCGCACTGGTGAGCCCGGTCTGCCTGGAGCTAAG GGTATGACTGGTAGTCCTGGAAGCCCTGGAGCTGATGGCAAGCTTGGACCCTCT GGAGCCCCTGGACAAGATGGCCGCCCAGGACCTCCCGGATCTGTTGGAGCAAGAGGCCAGCCCGGAGTCATGGGATTCCCTGGACCCAAGGGAGCCGCT GGTGAGGCTGGAAAGTCCGGTGAGAGAGGAGTGATGGGACCCACTGGCCCCGTT GGTGCCCCTGGAAAGGACGGTGATGTTGGTGCTCCTGGTCCCGCTGGACCTGCT ggACCTGCtggtgagagaggagagcagggagctgctggagctcctGGTTTCCAGGGTCTTCCAGGACCTCAGGGTGCCATTGGTGAGACTGGCAAGCCCGGAGAGCAG GGTCTGCCTGGTGAGGCCGGACcctctggagctgctggatcTAGA GGTGACAGAGGATTCCCCGGTGAGCGTGGTGCCCCTGGACCTATGGGACCTGCTGGTGCTCGTGGATCCCCCGGAGCTGGTGGAAACGAAGGCGCTAAG GGAGATGCTGGTGCCCCTGGTGCACCCGGAGCTCAGGGTCCTCCTGGACTGCAGGGAATGCCTGGTGAGCGCGGTGCTGCTGGACTTCCAGGACTGAGGGGAGACAGA GGTGACCAAGGTGCTAAGGGTGTTGATGGAGCTCCCGGTAAAGATGGTGCCCGTGGTTTGACTGGACCCATTGGACTTCCTGGACCTGCTGGGGCCACCGGAGACAAGGGAGAGCCTGGTCCTGCTGGAGCTGTTGGACCTGCTGGAGCTCGTGGAGCCCCT GGTGAGCGTGGAGAGTCTGGACCACCTGGACCTGCTGGATTCGCTGGACCTCCT GGTGCTGATGGACAGCCTGGTGCTAAGGGAGAGGTTGGAGAAACTGGTGCTAAGGGTGATGCTGGTCCCCCTGGTGCTGCTGGAGCTACCGGTGCCCCTGGACCTCAG GGTCCAGTTGGAAACACTGGTGCCAAGGGAGCCCGCGGACCTGCTGGACCTCCT GGTGCTACTGGCTTCCCTGGTGCAGCTGGCAGGGTTGGACCTCCCGGCCCCTCT GGTAACTCTGGACCTCCCGGACCCCCTGGACCAAGTGGCAAGGAGGGACCCAAAGGAAACCGTGGTGAGACTGGACCTGCCGGTCGCACTGGTGAGATTGGTGCTGCTGGACCCCCAGGACCATCTGGAGAGAAGGGTAGCCCTGGTGCTGATGGTGCCCCT GGAGCTGGTGGTCTGCCTGGACCTCAGGGTATTGCTGGAGCACGTGGTATCGTTGGTCTgcctggacagagaggagagagaggtttCCCTGGCATGCCTGGACCTGCT GGAGAGACTGGAAAGCAGGGATCTGCTGGCCCTGGTGGTGAGCGTGGACCTCCTGGACCTATGGGACCCCCTGGACTGGCTGGAGCCCCTGGAGAGCCTGGACGTGAG GGAACCCCCGGTAACGAGGGAGCCGCTGGTCGCGATGGAGCCGCTGGACCCAAG GGAGACCGTGGAGAGACTGGCCCAGGTGGAGCCCCCGGTGCCCCTGGACCCCCTGGTGCCCCTGGACCCGTTGGACCCGCTGGAAAGACTGGTGACCGTGGAGAGACT GGACCTGCTGGTATTTCTGGCCCTGCTGGCCCTGCTGGACCTCGTGGCCCTGCT GGAGCCGCTGGACTTCGTGGAGACAAGGGTGAGACCGGAGAGGCTGGAGAGAGAGGCATGAAGGGACACAGAGGATTCACTGGCATGCAGGGACCCCCTGGACCCTCT GGACCATCCGGAGAGCAGGgacctgctggtgctgctggaccCACTGGACCTAGA GGCCCTGCTGGATCTGCCGGTTCTCCTGGTAAGGATGGAATGAGTGGTCTGCCTGGCCCCACTGGACCTCCTGGACCTCGTGGACGTTCTGGAGAGATGGGACCCGCT GGTCCTCCTGGacctcctggtcctcctggaGCACCTGGTGCCCCTGGTGGTGGATTCGATCTTGGCTTCATCGCCCAGCCACAAGAGAAGGCCCCCGATCCCTTCCGCATGTTCCGTGCTGATGATGCTAACGTTCTCCGCGACCGTGATCTGGAAGTGGACACCACTCTGAAGAGCCTCAGCCAGCAGATTGAGCAGATCCGCAGCCCCGACGGTACCCGCAAGAACCCCGCCAGAACCTGCCGTGACCTCAAGATGTGCCACCCTGACTGGAAGAGCG GCGAGTACTGGATTGACCCTGACCAGGGCTGCACTCAGGATGCCATCAAGGTCTACTGCAACATGGAGACTGGAGAGACCTGCGTAACCCCAACTCAACCCGAGGTTGCCAAGAAGAACTGGTACGTCAGCAAGAACATCAAGGAGAAGAAGCACGTCTGGTTCGGCGAGGCCATGAACGACGGCTTCCAG TTCGAGTATGGCAGCGAGGGCTCTCAGCCTGAGGATGTCAACATCCAGCTGACCTTCCTGCGTCTCATGTCCACTGAGGCATCCCAGAACGTCACCTATCACTGCAAGAACAGCGTCGCTTACATGGACGCCACCGCTGGCAACCTCAAGAAGGCCCTGCTTCTCCAGGGCTCCAATGAGATCGAGATCAGAGCCGAGGGCAACAGCCGCTTCACCTACAGCGTCCTGGAGGATGGATGCACG TCACACACCGGTACATGGGGCAAGACAGTCATCGACTACAAGACATCGAAAACATCTCGCCTGCCCATCATTGATATCGCTCCTATGGACGTTGGTGCTCCAGACCAAGAGTTTGGCATTGAAGTTGGACCCGTCTGTTTCttgtaa